One region of Peribacillus simplex genomic DNA includes:
- a CDS encoding anti-sigma-F factor Fin family protein has translation MALHYRCRHCGTKLGSIEAHSLSTEQLGFNQLTDEERQEMIVYDSEGDMHVRAICEDCHESLQRNPELYENDYIIH, from the coding sequence TTATCGATGCCGACATTGCGGAACTAAACTGGGCTCAATCGAGGCACACTCACTGAGTACGGAGCAGTTAGGTTTTAATCAACTTACCGATGAAGAGCGACAAGAGATGATCGTTTATGATTCTGAAGGGGATATGCATGTAAGGGCGATATGTGAAGATTGTCATGAATCGCTGCAGAGAAACCCTGAATTATATGAAAACGATTATATTATTCATTAG